In the genome of Streptomyces sp. NBC_00259, the window CGAGTCCGGGCGACGGCCAGGTGGCCCGGGCGGCCCGCATGAGCTGTCTGCCGAGTTTCCGCCCCGAGGCGCGCAGGGCGGGCGAGGGGGTCCGGGCGTCGGCGGCCGCGTCCAGTTCGAGCGGGTCGAGCCCGAGCGCGGCGGCGGCTGCGAGCGCCGCCGCGGTCAGCCCCGTGGTGTGCAGCCTGCCCCGGCAGAAGTGCTCCAGCCCGTGGGCGTCCCGGATCCGCCCGGACTTGACCGCCGCCTCGGCGCCGCCGGAGTGCGCGTGCCCGCCGGCGGGGAAGCGTCCGTCGGCGAGAACGAGCAGCGCGGCTCGCGCCGGGGCACCGGACCGTGGTCCGGCCTCCTCCGCCCGGCGCGACCCCGCTGCCGCCCGCCTCGCCTCAGGGATCTCATCGGCCCCGGCGCCCGGAGCCGGGGCGGTGACCGCCGCCGGGCCGTGGGCGGGACCACCACCGGGGGCGGGTGGGCGCGTGTGGATGATGTCGCTCATGGTCAGAACAGGAAGTACCGCTGGGCCATGGGCAGTTCCTCCGCCGGTGCCGGCTCGACCGCCTCGCCGTCGATGGTCACGGTGAAGGTGTCGGCGTCGACCTCGACGCGGGGCAGGGCGTCGTTCTCCCGCATGTCGGCCTTGGTGACGCCCCTGGTGCTGCGGATCGGGACGAAACGCTTCCCGAGCCCGAGGCGTTCGGGCAGACCGTCCTCGATCGCCGCCCCGGCGACGAAATTGAACGAGCCCGCAGCCGGAGCCCTGCCGAGCGCGCCGAACATCCGCCGCGGGAGCACCGGTTGCGGCGTGGGGATGGAGGCGTTGGCGTCGCCCATCTGCGCGTACGCGATCTGGCCCCCCTTGATGACCAGTTGCGGCTTGACGCCGAAGAACGCCGGTTCCCACAGCACCAGATCGGCGAGCTTGCCCGGTTCGACCGAGCCGATCTCGTGGTCGAGGCCCTGGGCGACGGCGGGGTTGATCGTGTATTTGGCGACATAGCGACGAACTCGCAGATTGTCCGCGCGGCCGTCGCCGGGGAGGGTGCCCCTGCGCAGCTTCATGACGTGCGCGGTCTGCCAGGTCCGCAGGACGACCTCGCCCACGCGCCCCATCGCCTGGGAGTCGGACGAGATGATCGAGATGGCGCCGATGTCGTGCAGCACGTCCTCGGCCGCGATCGTGGACGGCCGGATCCTCGACTCGGCGAAGGCGAGATCCTCGGGCACGGCCGGATTGAGGTGGTGGCAGACCATCAGCATGTCGAGGTGTTCCTCGATGGTGTTGATGGTGTGCGGCCGGGTCGGATTCGTGGAACTGGGCAGGACGTAGGGCTCCGAGACCACGGTGATGATGTCCGGTGCGTGCCCGCCGCCCGCGCCCTCCGTGTGGTACGCGTGGATGGTGCGACCCGCGATCGCGGCGAGGGTGTCGCCGACGAACCCGGCCTCGTTCAGCGTGTCCGTGTGCACGGCGAGCTGCGCGCCGGTCTCCTCGCACACGCCCAGGCAGGCGTCGATGACGGCCGGCGTCGCGCCCCAGTCCTCATGGATCTTGAAGCCGAGCGCGCCGCCGCGCAGCTGCGAGTACATGGCCTCGCGGGACGTCGTGTTGCCCTTGCCGAGCAGCCCGATGTTGACGGGGAACGCTTCGAGCGCCTCGAACATCCGGGCGAGGTGCCAGGGGCCGGGAGTGATCGTGGTCGCCTTCGTGCCCTCGGCCGGTCCGGTGCCGCCGCCGACGAGCGTGGTGATGCCCGAGGTCAGCGCCTGGTCGACGATGGTCGGCGAGATGAAGTGGACATGGGCGTCGATCGCCCCGGCGGTGACGATCTTCCCGTTGCCCGCGATCACCTCGGTCTCCGGACCGATGACCAGATCCGGGTGGACGCCGTCCATCGTGTCCGGGTTGCCGGCCTTCCCGATGCCGGTGATGCGGCCGTCACGGATGCCGATGTCGGCCTTGACGACACCCCAGTGGTCGATGATCACCGCGCCGGTGACGACGGTGTCGGGGGCGCCCTCCGCTCGCGTCGTACGCGACTGGCCCATCGACTCGCGGATCACCTTGCCGCCGCCGAACACCGCCTCGTCACCCGCGCGACCGGGCCCGCCCGAGCGGTCCTCCTCGATCTCGACGAGCAGTTCGGTGTCGGCGAGCCGGATCCGGTCACCCGTGGTGGGCCCGAACAGGTCCGCGTACACGGCACGGCTGAGCTCAGCCATCGAGCGCACCTCCGGTCTCCCCGCGCAGGCCCGCGACGACACGGAGGCCGCCGATCGGTACGAGTTCGACGTCGACCGGGATGCCGGGCTCGAACCGGACGGCGGTGCCGGCCGCGATGTTCAGCCGCAACCCGCGCGCGGCGGCACGGTCGAGGTCCAGCCCGGGGTTGGCCTCGGCGAAGTGGTAGTGGGAGCCGACCTGGACGGGCCGGTCGGCGGTGTTCAGCACGGTCAGCCGGGTGGTCTCGCGGCCCTCGTTCAGCCGGACCGGCTCGTCCGCGTACAGGATCTCTCCGGGAATCATGGGCGCCGCTCCCCCGTCAGACGATCGGTTCGTGGACGGTGACGAGCTTGGTGCCGTCGGGGAAGGTCGCCTCGACCTGGACGTCGTGGATCATCTCGGGGATGCCCGCCATGACGTCGTCGCGGGTGAGCACTTTCCGCCCGGAGGCCATGAGTTCGGCGACGGTGCGCCCGTCGCGGGCACCTTCCAGGATGTGCGTGGTGATGAGCGCGACGGCCTCGGGGTGGTTGAGCTTCACCCCGCGGGCTCTGCGCCTCTCCGCGACATCGGCAGCAACATGGATGAGCAGCCGTTCCTGCTCATGCGGCGTCAGTTGCACGATTCCACCTCACGATCGTCCCGCCCGGACGGATCCGGATGCAGCGGACGCTATTTGACGTCAACGATCTGTTGACGTTCTGCAGACGTTCCACTGCCAAGGCTTGAACGTTAGGGCGGAAGTTTTTCCGGCGCGTTAACTGATCTTTGGTACCTGCATGGACATCGGCGCGCGCGCAGCCCGTCCCGGGCCTGCCGGACGATCGGTCCCGCCGCCCTCCCGCTGGAGCGGACGGGGGCGGGCGGTCCTGTCGTACCGCTCAGACGCCCCGGCCGCCCGGGCCCGGAGGGCGATGCTCCGCCGCGATGCCGAAGCGGCCGCGTTCGCCCGGAGCGGACGGCGCGGAGGTGCGCAGCGTCGAGACCGAGGGGAGCACGGCCTCGTCGGCCGGGTGCTCCGCGGCCTCCAGTCGCTCCAGGTCAGCGGCCGAGACGAGCGCCACGAGCGGCTTTCCGTGGCGGGTGACGACCACGCGCTCGCCGCCGTACACGACACGGTTGATCAGCTCGGCGAGCTCTGCCCGTGCTTGCGTCACCGGAATCTCATAGGCCATGCTCCCCATCATAACGGCCTGTACGTCCTGTACATTTTTTACAGACACGCAAGCCGCCAGACGCTGCCCACAGACGCCGCCGCACCGTCGCGGCCGCATGAGGAGTGGTACGCCATGAACCACCCGTCCGCCCGCCATGTCCTGCCGGAGTTCACGGAGCGCACCAGCGCAGGGCTCCGCACCCTCGATCCGTACGCGAAGCTCCTCGCCGAGCGGATCGTGTTCCTCGGCGCACCGGTCGACGACACCTCGGCCAACGACGTCATCGCGCAGCTCCTGCACCTCGAGTACGCCGCCCCGGACCAGGACATCGCGCTCTACATCAACTCCCCCGGCGGTTCCCTCAGCGCGATGACCGCCATTTACGACACGATGCAGGTGGTGACCTGCGACATCGCCACGACCTGTCTGGGCCGGGCCGCCTCGACGGCCGCGGTGCTGCTGGCGGCAGGCGCCCCCGGCAAGCGGATCGCCCTGCCCGGTGCCCGGATCGTCGTCCAGCAGCCTTCCCTGGCGGAGCCGGTGCAGGGACAGCCGACCGATCTCGATCTCCAGGCTCAGGAGTTGCTGCGGCTGCGGGAGCTGATGGCCGCCGTGCTCGTACGCCACACCGGTCGGAGCGCCGAGCGCATCGCCGAGGACATCGAGCGTGACAAGGTCTTCGACGCCCCGGGCGCCAAGGAATACGGGCTGATCGATCACATCGTCAAGAACCGGAAGACGTCCGCGACTTCCCTCCACGGCCGGTGAACCGGCCGTGGTGCCCGAACTGCCGCCGCTCCCCGCACTGACGCGTGCCGAAAGTGAGTTCATCGACAGCTATCTCGAAGTCGTCGATCAGCTGGGAAGGATCAACCCGGCGCGTGGCACGCACACCTACGGCGCGCTTCGTGCCGCCCAGGCGCTCGTCGTACGGGCCACGGCGCTCCGGGACGCGCTGACGGTCATGCACATGCGCGGTGAGAGCGAGCTGCACGCACCGACATTGGCCCGTGCGCTGCGGGTGTTGGACGGGGAGCGCAGGGCGTCGAGAATCACCGTACCTCCGGAGTCGCCGAGTTGACGGTCCGCCGCCCGACGGCCACCGCGCACCTCGCGGCACGCCGGAGGCGTACGAGTGGGTGTCGCCCATCCGGACCAGTCGCGGCTGCACGATATGCACCGGGCAAGTTGCGCCGTGGGCTGAGCCGACTGGCGCAACGGCCCGTTCCGACGCTGGTACAGCGCTCGTCACCGGGCGACGCACTGTCCGCCAAACGGCTCTGTCCACTCGAATAGGTCATTGGTGAGGAGCCTCACAAAACGCCGTTTCTAAGAGGAAATCCGGCAGTTCGTGGGTCAAGATCCCTGGGACGACAAGCCCCCGCCACCGCGGCGGGGCGGTCCGGGCGGACGCCGAGTCCTGCCGCCGCACCGGATGCCTGGTCGACATGAGGGCTTCGGCAGGAGTGGAGGACCCGAGCAGTACGGGCCGGCCGCACATCATGGCCGGTCCTTGGGGTGAAGCCGCGTACGCGGCCGGGCGTCTTCGCCGGTCCGAACCCGACAGGTCATCCTTCACAGGCGGCTGACGAAGGGTTGCGCATGTCTGCGCAGACACATCTCCCGTCCCTGTTGTCCCGGACGGGTGCCGTCTCGGCACTCACGATCGCGGCCGTCGGCGGCTCGCTGGTCCTGCCGGGCGGCGCGCCCGAGGCCCATGCCACCGCGGCACACGCGACGAAGGCACTCAACGTGGCCGCGTCGAAGAAGGGCTCTCCGTACCGCTACGGGGCCACGGGGCCGCATCGCTTCGACTGTTCGGGACTGACGCTCTACGCGTACAAGAAGGCCGGCAAGAAGCTGCCGCGCACGGCCCAGCAGCAGTACAACCGGACCCGTCATATCCGCGCTTCCCAACGGCAGCGCGGTGACCTGGTCTTCTTCCAGGCCCGCGGATACGTGTACCACGTCGGCATCTACGCGGGAGGCGGCAGGATCTGGCACTCGCCGAAGACCGGTTCCGTGGTGAAGCTGAGCAAGATCTGGTCCAAGAGCGTGCGCTACGGGCGCGTGCGCTGAGTTGTCCGGGCCCCGGCACCGTCCGGGGCCCCGAGGGACGAGAGGAGCGGTCACGGCCCTCCACGGCGCGGCCGGTACGCGTCCGCAGGCGTCCGTACGCGTACGCAACGGCGGGATGCCGTGGAGGGCTCAGGGCCGGTGCCCCTGTGGAGCGGGGTCGCCGGGGAGCCCGCCCGACGGGACCGCCCCGCGCTCGGTGCGGACGACGGCCGGCGCGGGGCTCCAGGGCATGGCGATCCAGACGGTCTTGCCGCCTTCCGGGGTAGGGCTGACGTGCAGCCTGCCCCCGCACTCGGCGGCGAGCCAGCGGATGATCACCATGCCGCGGCCGTTGTCCTGCTGCACCGCCGCGGGCAGCCGCTGCGGCCAGCGCGGATGGCTGTCGGTCACACCGACGCACAGCTGTTCGTCGCGCTCGAGACGGACGTCGACCGTGAAGGTGGGTGACTGTCCGAAGGTGTGCTGAACGGCGTTGGTGGCCAGTTCGGAGACGATGAGACGGACCGTGTCGGCCGCGTCGTCCTCCCTCGGCAGCCCCCACTCGGTGAGGACCTCGGAGACGTATCTCCGCGCGGCGGGGACCGAGGCGGGATCGCTCGGCAGGGTGATGGAGGCTTCCTGATGGTCGGCCATGGCGAGCTGTCCCTTTCCCACCGGGGCTGCGGGAGCGCGGCACGCAGCGGATGCGGTGCCGGAACAGCCTCGGACTGCGCTGTGCGCCAGAGTGTGCGCTAGCCGTCAGAGTGCCACTGTGCCGCCCCTGTTGGTGCCGATCCACCTTGATATGCATATATCTGTCGCTCAAAGCGGTGAACTCTGCGACGCGAGAACGTATTTGGGCGCAGACTTGCGCTGCGCCGGCCGCTCACGCGCCGGTCGTACGCCGGTCACTCGACGACCGAAGGAGGAACGGAGGAGGGGACGGAATGCGGCACGGTCCCGCGGTGCGCCGCCGCAAGCTCGGTGAGGAACTGCGCGGCCTGCGGCTGGACGCGGGCCTCACCAGCCGGGAGGCGGCACGCCTGGCGGGTTGGCACCAGTCGAAGGTGAGCCGCATCGAGACCGGTGCGAGCGGGGTGAAGCCCGCCGATGTGGCCCGGTTGCTCGACGCCTACGGGGTGGCCGATCCGCGGCTGCGGGAGCTGCTGGGGACGCTGGCGGGCACGGCGGACGGCGGGGGCACGGGCTGGTGGCACGCCTACCGCGGGGTGATCCCTCCCCAGTACCGGGACTTCATCAGCCTGGAGTCCCAGGCGAGTACGGCGCGGACGCTGGAGACCTCGGTGGTGCCCGGACTGCTGCAGACCGCCGACTACGCACGGGCGGTGACCCTTTCCGCGCTCGAAGGAGCGCCGACGGCCACGGTGGACTCGCTGGTGGAGGTGCGCATCGCCCGTCAGCAAGTGCTCCGTGCGGAGCGGCCGCTGAGCTTCAGCGCGGTGCTGGACGAGGCGGTGCTGCGGCGGCAGGTGGGCGGCCGCCGGGTGATGCGCGGGCAGTTGCGCCGAGTGATGGAGATGGCCCAACTCCCGCATGTGCGCCTGCAGGTGCTCCCCTTCTCGACCGGTGGTTATGTGGGACTGACCGGACCTTTCGTTATCTTCTCATTCCCGAACACTTCTGATCTGGACGTGGTTGTTCTTGACCATCTGACGAGTAGTCTCTACCTCGAACGGAAGGAAGACCTCGAGGCGTACGGCGCCGCTTTCCGCACCATGCAGGCGCATGCGCTCTCGCTCCAGGACTCGTTGGATCTCATCGCCGGAATCGACGACAGCGCGTAGGGAAGGCACCCCCCAATGTCTGCTCACGACGCACATGTACGCCCTCGGCTGCGCACTCCGTGGCAGCGCAGCAGCCGCAGTGTCGGAATGAACAACTGCGTGGAGACCGCACGGTGCGCCGACGGCGCCCTGGCCGTGCGCGACTCGAAGAACACCCACCTCCGCTTCCTCGTGTTCTCGCCCGCCGCCTGGACCGGCTTCGTGCGCGGGCTGCGCGAGGGCGCGGGCGGCTGACCCGAGGGACGGTCAGCCCGCGGGCGCCGTCGCCAGGATCGTGGAGAGCGCCGTCCCGATCTGCCGATCGGTGAGATCGGCGCGCGCGGTGAGCCTGATCCGCGAGATCCCGTCCGGAACCGACGGCGGCCGGAAGCAGCCGACGGCCAGTCCCGCCGCCCGGCAGTCCGCCGCCCAGCGCACGGCCGACTCCGGTGACGGCGCCTGGACGGACACGACGGCCGCGTCCGGGCGTACGGCGGTCTGCCCGGCGCCGGCCAGCCGCTCGTACAGCGTGGTGGCCACGGCCCGGGCCCGGTCCGCGAGCCCGGGCTCGCGGCGCAGCAGCCGCAGGCTCGCGAGGGCCGCGCCCGCCGCGGCCGGCGCGAGGCCGGTGTCGAAGATGAACGTACGCGCGGCGTTGACGAGATGGTCGATGACCCGTGCCGGACCGAGCACCGCTCCGCCCTGGCTGCCCAGGGACTTGGACAGGGTGAGCGTGGCGACGACGCCCGTGTCGCCCGCGAGGCCCGCCGCGTTCAGGGCTCCCCTGCCCCCCTCGCCCAGGACTCCGAGACCGTGTGCGTCGTCGACGACCA includes:
- a CDS encoding urease accessory protein UreF, with amino-acid sequence MSDIIHTRPPAPGGGPAHGPAAVTAPAPGAGADEIPEARRAAAGSRRAEEAGPRSGAPARAALLVLADGRFPAGGHAHSGGAEAAVKSGRIRDAHGLEHFCRGRLHTTGLTAAALAAAAALGLDPLELDAAADARTPSPALRASGRKLGRQLMRAARATWPSPGLDALARAFPRGAHQPVVLGLLARAAGLGPEDAAHCAAYETIGGPATAAVRLLSLDPFEATAVLARLAPDMDDVARRAVTAAHRAAELGTDALPAASAPLLDITAEQHAAWPVRLFAS
- a CDS encoding urease subunit alpha, with the protein product MAELSRAVYADLFGPTTGDRIRLADTELLVEIEEDRSGGPGRAGDEAVFGGGKVIRESMGQSRTTRAEGAPDTVVTGAVIIDHWGVVKADIGIRDGRITGIGKAGNPDTMDGVHPDLVIGPETEVIAGNGKIVTAGAIDAHVHFISPTIVDQALTSGITTLVGGGTGPAEGTKATTITPGPWHLARMFEALEAFPVNIGLLGKGNTTSREAMYSQLRGGALGFKIHEDWGATPAVIDACLGVCEETGAQLAVHTDTLNEAGFVGDTLAAIAGRTIHAYHTEGAGGGHAPDIITVVSEPYVLPSSTNPTRPHTINTIEEHLDMLMVCHHLNPAVPEDLAFAESRIRPSTIAAEDVLHDIGAISIISSDSQAMGRVGEVVLRTWQTAHVMKLRRGTLPGDGRADNLRVRRYVAKYTINPAVAQGLDHEIGSVEPGKLADLVLWEPAFFGVKPQLVIKGGQIAYAQMGDANASIPTPQPVLPRRMFGALGRAPAAGSFNFVAGAAIEDGLPERLGLGKRFVPIRSTRGVTKADMRENDALPRVEVDADTFTVTIDGEAVEPAPAEELPMAQRYFLF
- a CDS encoding urease subunit beta, with product MIPGEILYADEPVRLNEGRETTRLTVLNTADRPVQVGSHYHFAEANPGLDLDRAAARGLRLNIAAGTAVRFEPGIPVDVELVPIGGLRVVAGLRGETGGALDG
- a CDS encoding urease subunit gamma — protein: MQLTPHEQERLLIHVAADVAERRRARGVKLNHPEAVALITTHILEGARDGRTVAELMASGRKVLTRDDVMAGIPEMIHDVQVEATFPDGTKLVTVHEPIV
- a CDS encoding type II toxin-antitoxin system Phd/YefM family antitoxin, with product MAYEIPVTQARAELAELINRVVYGGERVVVTRHGKPLVALVSAADLERLEAAEHPADEAVLPSVSTLRTSAPSAPGERGRFGIAAEHRPPGPGGRGV
- a CDS encoding ATP-dependent Clp protease proteolytic subunit produces the protein MNHPSARHVLPEFTERTSAGLRTLDPYAKLLAERIVFLGAPVDDTSANDVIAQLLHLEYAAPDQDIALYINSPGGSLSAMTAIYDTMQVVTCDIATTCLGRAASTAAVLLAAGAPGKRIALPGARIVVQQPSLAEPVQGQPTDLDLQAQELLRLRELMAAVLVRHTGRSAERIAEDIERDKVFDAPGAKEYGLIDHIVKNRKTSATSLHGR
- a CDS encoding C40 family peptidase, translating into MSAQTHLPSLLSRTGAVSALTIAAVGGSLVLPGGAPEAHATAAHATKALNVAASKKGSPYRYGATGPHRFDCSGLTLYAYKKAGKKLPRTAQQQYNRTRHIRASQRQRGDLVFFQARGYVYHVGIYAGGGRIWHSPKTGSVVKLSKIWSKSVRYGRVR
- a CDS encoding ATP-binding protein, with amino-acid sequence MADHQEASITLPSDPASVPAARRYVSEVLTEWGLPREDDAADTVRLIVSELATNAVQHTFGQSPTFTVDVRLERDEQLCVGVTDSHPRWPQRLPAAVQQDNGRGMVIIRWLAAECGGRLHVSPTPEGGKTVWIAMPWSPAPAVVRTERGAVPSGGLPGDPAPQGHRP
- a CDS encoding helix-turn-helix domain-containing protein; the encoded protein is MRHGPAVRRRKLGEELRGLRLDAGLTSREAARLAGWHQSKVSRIETGASGVKPADVARLLDAYGVADPRLRELLGTLAGTADGGGTGWWHAYRGVIPPQYRDFISLESQASTARTLETSVVPGLLQTADYARAVTLSALEGAPTATVDSLVEVRIARQQVLRAERPLSFSAVLDEAVLRRQVGGRRVMRGQLRRVMEMAQLPHVRLQVLPFSTGGYVGLTGPFVIFSFPNTSDLDVVVLDHLTSSLYLERKEDLEAYGAAFRTMQAHALSLQDSLDLIAGIDDSA
- a CDS encoding DUF397 domain-containing protein, which translates into the protein MSAHDAHVRPRLRTPWQRSSRSVGMNNCVETARCADGALAVRDSKNTHLRFLVFSPAAWTGFVRGLREGAGG